DNA sequence from the Salminus brasiliensis chromosome 3, fSalBra1.hap2, whole genome shotgun sequence genome:
TTACTTCCATGCTAACTGATTAACTCCATTACTTGTTGCTGCATTAACATCTAGCTGTGTAAGTACTGTATATATTCATGTATCACAGTGTAACAATACACACAACCCAACATTTTGTTACAGCAAAAATAAGAAATGCCTGAAAATGAGTCAACAGGTTCAACATGTTAATGTGATGTTTGCACcatgttatgtttttgtttgtttgttttcaacAGTATTTTATGTGTTACTACAGTATTACTTCAAAATACTGCAAAAACAGAAattgatttactttatttatagtatttactaATATGTCGTcagtgtcacacaaaaacattgcATCTCTAATAGAAGGAAAAACCCTTCTTAGCATTCAAAtgaagcttttctattggtccattcatcatgaaattttgacacaatttaACAAACATCAgatttaaattatataaaaaaagaaaaacaacaaaaacagagatacaaggtttttgtgtgacagcaacgatatgcTAACTACTGAAGTCCAATGCTGCCTTCAAGTCATGTTGGAAATATCGTATTTAGGACATGAACTCATGAATTTTCAAGTGGGAAAGTCGTAAATGGGATTTTGCCATAAGCTCTGACTTTCTGACTTCAGGACGTGTCAATAATAAATGCTGATTACCGTATTTTAAACAGTAATCATGTCATACCTACGAGTTTCCAAGGCGGACTTAAAGGCAGCATTAGTCCTGTTCTTTCTAATGTGAACCAGGGACAaaggttgagaaacactggtaTTGACGATCACTAAAATTCCatctgaaatatgaatgaataaaagCTGAAATGTAATCAAACGATTaccttgtttaaatgtttgcGTTAATCAATAATGTTGATAAATGTtaattgtaaataaaatgtaaaatactaCAGGAGAAGCTGGAAAAATACTTATACTTGGGGTAACTTGTAGGGCCCAGGCCATTCCCTTTACCAGTATTCTAATCACCCACTAGATAACAACCTCTTTACAGGGGTAATCAGCTAGGCACTTTCCATCTGTCAGTGCTTCGCTGGGTCAAGCCCACCTCATTCACCGAATACATGGCTTgacaaggtaaaaaaaaaaaaaaaaaaaaaaaaggttgactGGTCTGGTTTCTGTTCAGTTTACTGGTTAGTcttaaagttatatatatattttacttttcCTCAGTTCTCGTCTCTGTTTAGTAAGTGTTTTCTCTACCCTCTGCACATGTAAGTGTGCTCTGCATTTTGGGAACGGTCCTCATTGGTTTTCTGTTGCTATGGGAACTGGTCCATACGCCCTGATCTAACTGCCTCAGAAGGCCGCCATTGCCAGTCCAGTCAAATCCGAAGTGACAGCTACATGAAACTTTATCAGTAGTCAAATTCCTCTGGTGCCTGTTAGAAATGCTTGAGAAATGGCAAGTGTGGCCTGAGAGTGTGAGAATGGAGCTAATTGGTGGTTGATGTGGCGCTGGTGTGGAGTTGAGTTACCACACCATTTGGGAGACTGGGGTCCCGGTCTGCGTTACAACAATCAGAGTCtttaggcaagactcctaacactacattggcccacctctgcaATACGAGTAACATTGTAAGtcactggataagagcgtcagctaaaggccattaatgtaaatgtaattgtgCGAGAATGTGTGAGAGTTGGCAGCTCTGGTTCATATGCACACTCACTATGAGCACAATGATGCACATAGTTTCAGGGTCAATACTGAGgttgattcatttttttttcaatgttttgaaacattgaaaaaaaaaccctctagAATTTATGACTTATTAAACGTAAGAATTTataattgatttattaaaatgaatttaAAAGGTTTATTAGTTTTACCCCAGTGCAAAGCTAAATCATCAAActtcacacacaccaaacatgtatTGGCTAATTGACTACATTTGGACTAAAGGGAAAAATATATGAAGGCCAGCTTTGTCCTTTAAGCTGGGCTTTCACTTCATTATTCGACTGCTGTTTTATTAGACAGTGAAACATAGTAGAAATCCTGCAGATTAGGGGCGTTAGCTCTGATAACACGACATCCTGCTTTAGTAGCAATCGAGAAATCACATCTGTTGGTGACGGAGAGGCAAAGAGACAGACACAAACTCAGAAAAAACAGGCCATCTATAAATAGCGCCTCTGAGTCGAAGGGAAAGGCCACGAGGAGAAACCAAGAGCAAGCATGAGAGAAAGAAACGAGAACAAGAAACTGGCAACTGATTCTTGCAGTTCCTCTTTAATCCACAGttcaaaaacaacaaatgcaTGTACGGCATCCATCAACAAAATGAACCTCAAAAGCACGTGTACACAAGTCATTGGGCAGCCGCTTTATAGGAGTCACCTGCCACATTTACAAGCTCAGAGAGAAACTCTGCGTTTTTAGGGTGCGGTAACTAAGGGTAACTGGATTTACCTAAGCAAAGTCATCTGTTATAATACAGGATCAGCTTTATTGTAGATtaacatggaaaaaaaacaaattttttTGGAGTTGTctctataaaaaaacaaaaacaaaattagAACCGTGAACCcactgtacagtgtgtgcaCAACATTAAAACACCAAAGTGATTTAATGAACTGCACTGGTATCAGAGATATCAGACATACATACGTCATTATAATACAAACTATGCTCTTCTGTGCGCTGCATTGAGAGAGGCAGGCGATCTTAGACATATAGCCAAAATATCAGGGCTCTTTCCATTGGCCTCATccttcataataaataaaacaatacgcACATCAATATATCAGTAGTTACTCAGCTGAGTTAGGCAAAACACTTCACACTAAAGCTCTTAATCTAAAAATAGATTCGATAGGATTTGAGAAATTGACGAGAGCAGAAAAGGATAGATATGATGCACTGCTGGCCAAGCTGTGAGAAGATCGCTTGTTTTTTGAACAGAAATAAGAGTGGCATTAAAAAAATCTGAGGCTGGAGATTTTACTCCAAAATAATCATCACACAATTATCCTGGGTGCCAATTACACCCACCCACTACATCCCACCAATCAGAATTGCCATGTACATCAATGCATCTGGTCTTCTGGAAGTATTGTTTATTAGGAAAAGATAAGGGAGAtctatggggggaaaaaaaagcgaGCCTTTCCTGACATTCATAATACACTGACATATATTTCACATATGTTGAAATATGAAATTATGAAATATATGCCCATATAGTACTGCGCAAATGTCTAACCAAATTGTTCAGAATGATTTATCTGGACAATAAGTGTGTTTATGCTTGTAAAAGCCTAATTTAgcattttaataaatgcaaacaaacaagcaaaaacagTAAAAAGTCAAATATCTAAAAACACAACGCATTGATTTGAAAATCCACTAGCAGAACTGATTAGTCCAACCAGGTACTGGATGATCACTGCATATAATACTGAGCTTCCTAAAAGAAAGGGTTGGAAATAGTTATGtaccctagaatggaaaaccgggtttatcttggcatagttgaataattagTTGAGTCCAGTCCATGGAaataaacctcaaacactgctgtatcTTCACTGAAACCGAAATCAAGCATCAAGTTTTAAATTGGGACAAATGACAAAACCAGTAACACTCATTTACTccccaacatttacatacactcagcccactagcaaaagcctttcTGCAAGTAAAGCTGGCAACTTTGAGAGAACGTGGTGTTTTTCATACTCATAGTCAGTTTTCTGAGACAAGCTTtgcctgtgccagtgtccacagaagaAAGCTAAACTCAGGGAAGCAAGCGTGTATCCGTTCTAGGCTAAATCACTAGCTGACCGGCTTTTACCGTCACTTTTCTCCAATATCCACGCTCTCAGAAATGGGAAAATACTGAACTACCTCAGACTAGGTAGCTAAAAACATCAGAAGGGAGACTTGAAGGTGGCATGTGAGGAAGCCAAATCTGGGGAAGCGGGcggatgctaggctaaaagctatctCTGGCCAGATAGCTAGCCGCACCACGTGctgagaggacactgagaggacaacAATGCTATCTGGTAAGACATGGGAATAATGGCCAAGAATACTTACCGTGTCTGCTCTGTGGCTCCCTTAATCTAGCCAATAAAAGTAGAGAGGCATAAATAACAGGGTTTTAAGGGGCTTGTAAATCTGCATCCGAGCATTACTTTTTTGCATTCATTCTTAATATTAGTGTTTCTCTGagcaaacatgcacacacagcacagagagCCTTTTATAGGTCCAATTCCAAACTGAAGATGAGACTTTTACACGGTATTGTATCTGTTTCGTGTATGACCCAAAAGCTGAGCCAATGTGGAAATGTGGGAAAAGGCGCAACTGGCTGATGGAAAAACACCAAGGCGTTTTACCAGATTACAGTCACATTCCGATTCCATTCCATTCACACTAATATGTTACCCAATGTTTCACTTGACATTGCATGAAAATCTTAAGCAAGAGTAACTGAGAGAAGTAGAAATGCTAGGTATGCAGTAGTGGACAAAGGACCATTCAAAATCAAAGAAAGGAAAGGATCCCGCTGCACTGGTACCTTGGAAAGAATGCTCCATGCTATGCTGAACTGATCTGATTGAAATATGACCATTTTtaccacataaaaaaaacatattacacCAACACAACTATAGCCAAACGTACGTAATCTGAAAGGCTCTGTGaaattgtgtttgtgtgatatCAGTATAAtgggtgcagtggtggctcagaggttaaAGCatgttattgatgacagggttgtgagtttgataccCTGGttcgctaagctgccactgttgggcttttgagcaaggcccttaaccctctgcTCACTGCTaactgtctgtgtatgtgtgtgtgtgtgtatgtgtgtgctcactaaTGTGGAACTTACTTTTTTAGCCTACACTAAGGGTCATTTGATTTCTAACAATAGCGAAAGCCTTTCTGGTGCTTTTTTCAGAAGCCTGAAGATTTTTCACCTTatggaagaaccatttaattAGGCAGAGAACTATTGAAGCATTCAGATGGATCTTTGAGTGTCTTTGTGTTGACTAAAGTACCCTGATTTAAGGCTGTAATAACTGTTAAAGATGAAATGTCAGATTGGAATCAGTCCATACTCAAGATTTCAATACCAGAAGAGTGGTATTGTTCCTCAGTGTGGAAATGATGTATGTGTTTGAATCAACTGCATGGCTTTATTCACACTGTGATcgtatcagtgtgtgtggatCGGCCACGGCTGAGAAACACTCCACTCCGCAACAGGAGCTTTTTTCATCGTCCTAAGCTTTATGGCTTTTAGGAGTAGGTGCTAGAGTAAACATCTATGCAGATCCACCTGTGTGCCAAGTCTGTAACATGGACGCTTTTCTTCTTCTGCTCTGTCCGAGGTAATCTCCCACACGGTATTGATCTTACTGTGCTCAACAAGGATTGTGCGGTGCTAAAGGGTGTCACACAGGCTGATCTGACCTCATTACGTCGGCAATCCTGTTTATTTTGAATGTATGCAAATTAATACCTAAATTCCGcccccccccttttttgtttgtttgtttgtttgtttttgcaagACAttgcatttcttcttttcttcaaaCCTTAGCTGTTATATTACCTGGCAAACAAACTGAAGGCAGCAgcgttttgttttctttttttgctcgTCAAACTAGGAAAAAGAAAACAGCTGTGCATAAAAGTGCATATCGCAACATGCTTTAGTTAAAAATATACCAGACTATGAGGTTGAGCATCTATAACGACCACACTTTGTCACAACTGATTAAGACAGTTCAGTCCCAACGACGGAGCTATGGCtagctatattaataaatatataaataattatccTGGTACACAAACAAATCATGTagtaagtaataaataaattatgtatAATACATCCCTTAAGCCACACGGTAATACTACAGCTTTCCTATATTCCTATAGCAGACAAACCAGTTCACTATGAGGCAGTAATTACTAACCTTATTAGTGCTGAAAACGTTCTAGCAGCGTTTCTGAACTGGACAGAGCAATACTGCAGGACATACTGCATATTTCAGAAATGAAACAATATAATGCACTAAGGATCCGGGAAAATGTACATCTTTTTACAGTAGTGTAGGAGCTCCTTTTCAGACAAGAAAAGTGTgctctgtagttgaatgtattttgtttttgttctgtcaGCAAGGGAGGGAAGAATGTGATCATACTTAGCATTTGGTGTTTGGCAAATCCAAGCATTATTAATCCATTTGCTTTTAGCTGAACTATCTAACACTGTTAGCAATAACAATAAAAGTGATCAAAGATCAATAGTTACGTATACTTAACCCCCTTGAAACTCTTTACACTGTGTATGTAAGTTACATCAATTtgataggccctaaaatagaaccctgtgggactccacaagatctaataatttgatcatttttacttTAGGATTAATAAGTGAATTACTAACCTAAGGTTTCAGGGGTTAATCACCCAGTCTGTGTCCATATGTGGGCAGTTTAACCTGAAACTTCAGCTTTGTTTCTGTTATATAAAACTGTCAAACGTAAGTGGATTTATGGcacagaaaacaaataaaaacatagaTGGAAGATACTGAACAGACATACACAATCAGTTcaacatacagtacataatCAGTATGTAACAGGAGTTGAGTCCAGCACTTAACTCAAATTCATAGGATGTTTCTGTGGATACCTGGATATCATCAAATTGGTGAGGATTAAAACTCTAAAAGAGCAGTCAAATGAAGCCATAATGGCCGTTTTTCAAAGGGAAAATGTGTCTTTTGTTCAcgtgtgcacatgcacatgtaTAGTCAGTGATGTTTTCTCTACTTTGGTCCCTATCTGAGACTGACTGTGGAGTTAAATTTATACTTGTAGGCTAAAATATGGCAGGTAAGTGGTTTAAGCCTGGAGGGTATTTTGGTTGTCATGGTCTGTGCTGGCAGGTCGGTGCAGTGTGTCAGAATACTATGAGCAGAATACTGGTAGTACCACGTGTGTGCAGTAGCCAGGAGTCCGTGTTTCAAGCAGCAGGTGGATGGTCCAGTGGGACCCCTCGGGCTTTAGGGCTCCCAGTCGTCCTCGTGGTGCTGAGAGGCGATGATGACGACAACGGTGAGGATGGTGCAAAGGACGATAGAAGCGATGCCCACTGCCAGACTGATGAAGGAAAAGTTACGCGCCTCGCGGGATGCTATTTCCGCTGTCACCATGTCGCCACGGGCAACGGCAGTACGCACCTGATGGGAAGAAAATAGGTGTTAACATATGAGGGGGGGGGTCTATATACAGTATTGTTATTCGCAGATGGGCGTGGTggtgaaatgaggtgtgttcaggtaaatttccaaaacacacccaagaaTAATTaagacttagtacatgacttttgtatGTACATACCACGCAAGGCACACTTTTCCCGCGGTTATGATGGCAAAGACACACGGacatgccctaaatcaagctgcatggtTCGCAGTTGACAGCTTGCCAAAAGactgctaaaatagggccctttaTGTTTCCTTCCGTGACCACGTTATTTTTCTTTGTGGATAattgtattggtccatttatcatgttatcatgttataaagagcAGCTGGAGTTTTTAAAGAGGGTAACAGTTGACATTGTGGAGCTTCAGTAGGTGTCATTTACCAACTATGCAGACAAGCCTTAagaatacaacaacaacaacaacagtagtaataataaataataaataataataataataagaagaagaagaagtaggAGAAGAAGTAATACGTAATACGTCAGAGGTGTCATTAGTAAGCTTTTtctggagttctgagcagatgTGCAGGACACGCCACACACAAATTTactacaggcactacatttcccataatgccccagcatCTTTAAAAAGTCTTTAAAGAGTAATGGACATTCGTGAATACTTAAAAGAAATTTAGCCAAGCATCAGACAAGGAAATGCTTTCTCATAACTACATGTTTTGGATGTATAACCTACCAAAAATACATTCTAGACCACTAAAACAAAAGCACTAACTAAACTAGCAAGAACATCAGTTACGTTATgcataggctttatttatgctagcttgCAAAATAAGCTTTGTGATGTAGCCAATTTAACAGTAAGTAAACTACTTGGTTTAAAAGCCTGTGTTATTTAGTTACATGAACTGATCATGCAAAGACAGTATCACAATGTCATGTAGTGTTACGCTGCTGCTGCAAAAAAAATGCTTACTTATGTTTGACAGTAATATTGTAgtaatataaaaacaataacaagtTACTATtactaacattattattaacatatcTATATCAAAATTTATAATATTAgctagtaatattattagtcAAGCAGATGGGTACAGCTATGCTCTTCTAAATTCTATGTGCCCTCTAGTACAAGTAGTCTAGAACCTGCACTGTAATAAAGTAAAACTTTTTGTGACCATTTTCAATCGATTAGCTCTTTGAATAAAGAGTCAGCGGCTGTAACACGTTCTATGACTCTTTCTGCGACCTTGTAGAGGCTAAACAGTTTGCAGGGAATCATTTAGTATGTTTTTTAATCACAAATTAGTACACAACTTACAATTTCTTGATGAGTTATAGTTATAGTGCGCAACTTTGTGAATGCATCCTAGTggaaagcagctgaacatgtcaatcaaatcatCCACAAAAAGAATCCATTTTCCCCACAGTGACATTTATTATTGTAGAAGGTTTGATGATCACTTCATCAAAATTCTGTACCTTACACTTATATACTGAAAACACCAAGCCCTGCCCCTGTTGTCACACCTATGTTACACAAGCGGTTGCTCAAAACACAACAGGAGGCACCTGGCTAGATGAACTTCATCGAGCCCAGGCTCCCAGCTCTCACACAATTGGTTCTAATCTTATGCCACAGATGccattttttacacatttttgacAACCTTTTGATCACCTCCAAAACGAACGTTTGATTCCTTGGTCAGAGATTCTGCGTTTTGGTCCTTAAACCATTTGGCCTCATTTGGATAAAACTCTTGTATTTCCACCTTAACGGGTGTACAGCTAGAGCATACATTCTTGGCTGGTGTATATTTGGGTGTTGGATCTACTCAACACTGCTGTGCCTGATGCACTCTTACCAACCCTGGACACTACCATATCAGTGTCgttgctgtgctgagaatgaaccACCAACACAAATAAGATCTGATTAACAGTGGTCAGAAGCTGccatcagaaactgaccaacgATGAATGTGGTAGAGGGGGCTGATAAACTGTGCAGCGTCAAATGGTCTACAGTATGGCATCTGTATTACCTATATCAGAAATAGTCATCAAGTGGATAGACAAGGTAGGGCGGTGAGTTTACAGCGATATTGACGCTCTGATATTACAATCTCTGACCCCATTACGTTTAAACTACCATGACCTCAAGACCGCCCTAAAATATGCCTGATTAAGCTTCAAAGGAAATTTCTCGGCTCCCAGCTGAATCGACTTCATAAAAACTTCGTAAAGTAATTCAGGACACTTTCTCATTTTCATGCCATTAGCTGGCTGACCCACCTGCACAGCTTTGATGATGGCGATGATGCCGGTGGGCCAGAAGCAGCAGACGGTGGTCAAGACAGCTATAGGCAGGTAATCGTGAGGGGGGCGGCGCGGTTCCATCAGAGCAATACCTGGGGGCATCTGCATGGCCATCTGTCCCGGGGCCACACCTGGATGGGGAGCGCCATTTGGCAGGTAAGGCTGACCCTGAAAAAGAGGGGGAAAGGGACTGATCAGCTTTGGTGAGCTGTATGAAGATACACAGCACCAATTAAGATATCTCTTCCACTCCAGGACATCTGCACTGCCCATAATGATGTCTTTGCAAGTGAAATAGCTTGGCTGTGTTTCTAGTATTTCTCATTATGGGACTACTGACTACAGATTATTATATGGTTATGCAACATATTTCTCATCTAATATCTCCTTACATCATTATTTCCAGAGAGAAGCAAAGTTAAATGCCAGTGCAGAAATATAATTAAGAGATGTAATATAAAATTacctaaaatatgtaaaatacttaaaataagAAGGTTAATATGatcttatataaaaaaatataatatacattacagaaacagacagatagaaagatacACAGCtaaacaaacagatagatatGAAAGAACTAAATTTACAAGACATAAGCAGATCTAAAGGTTTACAGATGTGTACGTAAgtaacaatataataaaaatgtatatttaggGTATATCTTAATTTATCTTAATAATATTGGGAGTATTAAGAATAACTGTAAAATTAACTGGATTTACACTAGAAACTGAATTACACACTAGACAACCAGTGTGTTTGAATATTTACATATGATTGTAGTactgtgattttatttattttattatttaggtTACTATAATCATCAGTAAGCTTGGACATGGATGTCATTTTAGACTAATGATTATCATCTGCATTAAATTATTGCGATAAACAATAGGGGTATAAGAAAATCTCAAATTATTGCAATAACGTGTTTGCCTATACTGGATCAAATTTAGACGGTCATTAAAAGCATGGTATCAGcttttaatgaatagtttacatgtaaagattggtggcagacagtggttcacttTGTGTTGTGCTTAAACCCGACCCCTAGATAGCAGATAGTCTTCAGATTCCACTGTTCTGTTGGCATAAACAGTCAGCTATTCCTTTACTCTGATTTTAGGCATATCGtggctgtccaatgaaaaacatgtatctccaaaatggtgattttacaggagaaagcaaacatgctcttaactttgaatggaagtcaatgtaaattgaaggtttattccaagtaatttagagcatttctattggtccattcatccagaattatttacataacgtacagagcagctacagggttaaaaccatgaagaaaacaaaaaaacggacaaaaattcAGACACAGTTTTCATTGGACATCAGCGAtatgttcatgtgtttttttatatatcaaaacagttttcctaaaattggaacaaaaaaaattgcaatagatcacaatatattgaatcataaCCCCTGAATCGTGACGCACACTGCATAGCCAGCTTTGGCCCAATAATTGCTGGATCATTTCTACTGTAGATTTTTTCAGTAAAGACTGCTGGGATATATGCAAATGGGATATGGGATGGGATATATGCAAATGATATAGTCAAATGGACCAGCTTGTCCAAAACAATGTTAGAATTATCCAAATTCCGTTCGGAAGCACCAAATATGagtatatacaaaaatatatacatttttgagTTTGTTTGGTTGGAAAACAAAATATTACCAATCTGACAGAACAGTCATTGTTCTGGACAAGCTGGTCCATTTGGCTCTTTTCTAGACAGCTAAATTTCTTAATTTACTTTGCACCCCagcaatatttcaatatttcaacTTCAGTACAAGTGGTGTTATGCAGTGGTATGCATGTGAAGTTAATTAGATGGTGATGTTCAGCCTATAATTAAATACTGACAAGCACTAAAAAGATCATGTGGCACAAGAAATACGAAAATAACAATCATTTGCATAATATCTGCATTTACTTAAATTATAGCAATATTTACCCGCAATTATTGCCTCAAAGCTTATCATTAATATCCTCTACATTCAGCAGTAATTCAAGTTCATTTATATTCCACTTTTAACAGCAGacgttgtcacaaagcaactttacagagaCCAGGGTCTAATGGACATTGGCAGGAAAAACTTAAGCTCAAGAAGCTTTAAGAGGAGACAAGTCTCAAGCTATCCTCCTCTGCTCAACACCAGATAACAAAACAAATAACAGCAAAAGAATAAACTGATAAAATAACTAATGGATATCTTTGCTGtcttgtgaatctggcagttgatttttttttacactgggTCAGAATTTCATCATGagtggaccaataaaaatgctccaaactgcTGTAGAATAAAATCTTCCACTGAAGAATAAGAAGTTTTTTGGAGTTTTGGAGTTACaggatttttgcatgacagcgactaTATGCAGTAATGAAAAATTAATGAAGAGACCGTGAAGTGAGCCTGATATTACACAGCAGTACTCAAATTTAACCACTGAAAATGTGTGTCTTATCAGAGGGAATGAAGATGAGATCTATAATCTTGTGTAGCTATCGTTTTTGGAGCTATTGTGTTCTACTGTGATGCCTATCAACAATGAATTGCGTGCCTTTAGAAATGTGATCTGACTCACCCCTGTCCCAATAGGATAGACTGGAACGTATGCCGTGCAGGGCTGCAGCTGTAGAGGGTATCCAGGGTGCAAGTAGCCCACCGGAGGATGAGGGACAGTACCTCCAGGGGCGTGCGTTTGTATTGTGTAGCCGTTTGGAGCTCCCTGAGGCCCGAGTGTCCCGCAGTGGAACTGGGTCTCCTGCAGGTACCCTTCCGAGCCgggaggtggggggggtggcGGGTAATTAGGTTGGGGGCCGCAGCCGGGTGGGGGAGGATGTGGAGGCATGTTTGGGTCCTGTGCAGGCAGGTAGGGCGGAGGAGCCATTTGGGTCATCTGCTGCGACATGGCTTGCCTGCCAGCCGCCTCCTCTAGAGCTGAGATCAGACAGAAACAAGAGAGAGATCAGAGCTCAAGGTCTCAAACAGAGGAGACAAAACGATCATGTCTTCATGGATCCAGAGAATCTGAAAATGGGAATTAGAAAATTAGGTCAGATATTATTTCCGCAGTCCcttacagctcatttacattgCGGTGATATTAAAACTTTGAAGATGGAGCAATAAAACTCATTGaattgtaatgaaatgtaatgtattgtggggttttggttgtcgaaTGTGTCTTGAGGTGACTGatatgtttacactgctgtaacgCGTGGCTCAAATGCAcctcagacctcctcctgaagtggtttgagaggtcggatttgtatctggtttaaatgagtcctaggtgtgtttacacttgcatgtTTATCTGTCTTGGTGTAATCTTGACACTTGACGTGATCAGGTGTAAATGAGGTCTTACATATTCAATCTATAGCAGTGGTAATAGCCCAGGTATAGCCCAATAGCCCAAGTAATGCCGGTCTAACACCAAACAACTATTTCCATTTTCGA
Encoded proteins:
- the prrt1 gene encoding proline-rich transmembrane protein 1, with translation MSSEKHALEEAAGRQAMSQQMTQMAPPPYLPAQDPNMPPHPPPPGCGPQPNYPPPPPPPGSEGYLQETQFHCGTLGPQGAPNGYTIQTHAPGGTVPHPPVGYLHPGYPLQLQPCTAYVPVYPIGTGGQPYLPNGAPHPGVAPGQMAMQMPPGIALMEPRRPPHDYLPIAVLTTVCCFWPTGIIAIIKAVQVRTAVARGDMVTAEIASREARNFSFISLAVGIASIVLCTILTVVVIIASQHHEDDWEP